One Mycolicibacterium sarraceniae genomic window carries:
- a CDS encoding 3-hydroxybutyryl-CoA dehydrogenase, with protein sequence MGSGIAEVAAKAGADVIVFEPTEELLAGGRKRLTGSLERAASKGKLTEADRDAALARLTFTTDLADMADRQLVIEAVVEDETVKGKIFAELDRIITDPDAVLASNTSSIPIMKIAAATQNPSRVLGLHFFNPVPVLPLVEVINTLVTSDAAVANVEQFASEVLGKKVVRCGDRSGFVVNALLVPYLLSAIRMVEAGVATIEDVDTAIVAGLSHPMGPLRLSDLIGLDTMKLIADSMYDELKDAHYAPPPLLLRMVEAGLLGKKSGKGFYTY encoded by the coding sequence ATGGGTTCCGGTATCGCCGAGGTCGCAGCCAAGGCAGGCGCAGACGTCATCGTCTTTGAGCCAACCGAAGAACTCCTCGCCGGCGGACGTAAACGCCTTACCGGTTCGTTAGAGCGGGCGGCCAGCAAAGGCAAGCTCACCGAGGCAGATCGCGACGCCGCGCTGGCCCGACTGACGTTCACGACCGATCTCGCCGATATGGCCGATCGTCAGCTCGTCATCGAGGCGGTTGTGGAGGACGAGACGGTCAAGGGCAAGATCTTCGCCGAACTCGACCGGATCATCACCGACCCCGACGCGGTGCTGGCATCCAACACCTCGAGCATCCCGATCATGAAAATCGCTGCGGCCACCCAGAATCCGAGCCGGGTGCTGGGCTTGCACTTCTTCAACCCGGTGCCGGTGCTGCCCCTGGTGGAAGTCATCAACACGCTGGTCACCTCCGACGCTGCCGTGGCAAATGTCGAGCAGTTCGCGAGTGAGGTCCTCGGCAAGAAGGTCGTGCGCTGCGGCGACCGCTCCGGGTTCGTCGTCAACGCGCTGCTGGTGCCCTACCTGTTGTCGGCCATCCGGATGGTCGAGGCGGGCGTTGCCACCATCGAGGATGTGGACACCGCGATCGTTGCCGGCCTGTCGCATCCGATGGGACCGCTGCGACTCTCCGACCTCATCGGCCTGGACACCATGAAGCTCATCGCGGACTCGATGTACGACGAGCTCAAGGATGCGCACTACGCGCCGCCACCGTTGCTGCTGCGCATGGTCGAGGCCGGATTGCTGGGCAAGAAATCCGGCAAGGGCTTCTACACATACTGA
- a CDS encoding cyclopropane mycolic acid synthase family methyltransferase, translated as MVDVDANLTPYYEESQSIYDVSDDFFALFLGPTMGYTCGYYERDDMTLEESQNAKFDLALGKLNLEPGMTVLDVGCGWGGALEMAVQKYDVNVIGITLSKNQSEFARARLAALDTTRSIEVRLQGWEEFDEPVDRIVSIGAFEAFKAERYPLFFEKAYNLLPADGRMLLHTILAHTQEFFRENGIKLTISDLKFMRFIGTEIFPGGQLPAVEDIEVLAADSGFALERVHLLQQHYARTLDMWATKLVANKDEAIAITSAEIYDRYMKYLTGCADFFRRGITNIGQFTLVKG; from the coding sequence ATGGTGGACGTAGACGCGAATTTGACCCCTTATTACGAGGAGTCACAGTCGATCTACGATGTCTCTGACGACTTCTTCGCCCTCTTCCTCGGCCCGACCATGGGCTACACATGTGGCTACTACGAGCGCGACGATATGACGCTCGAGGAATCGCAGAACGCCAAGTTCGACCTCGCTCTGGGCAAGCTCAATCTGGAACCAGGCATGACCGTTCTCGATGTGGGCTGCGGCTGGGGCGGTGCCCTCGAGATGGCGGTGCAGAAGTACGACGTCAACGTCATCGGCATCACGCTGAGCAAAAATCAGTCGGAGTTTGCCCGCGCGCGCCTGGCCGCCCTCGACACCACGCGATCGATAGAGGTGCGACTGCAGGGTTGGGAAGAGTTCGATGAGCCCGTCGACCGAATCGTGAGCATCGGCGCCTTCGAGGCGTTCAAGGCCGAGCGTTACCCGCTGTTCTTCGAGAAGGCCTACAACCTGCTGCCCGCCGACGGCCGCATGCTGCTGCACACGATCCTGGCGCACACTCAGGAATTCTTCCGCGAGAACGGGATCAAGCTGACCATCAGCGACCTCAAGTTCATGCGGTTCATCGGCACCGAGATATTTCCGGGCGGTCAGCTGCCCGCGGTCGAGGACATCGAGGTACTCGCGGCCGATTCCGGCTTCGCCCTCGAACGCGTCCACCTGCTGCAGCAGCACTACGCGCGCACGTTGGACATGTGGGCCACCAAGCTGGTTGCCAATAAGGACGAGGCGATCGCGATCACCTCGGCGGAGATCTACGACCGCTACATGAAGTACCTGACCGGCTGCGCGGACTTCTTCCGCCGCGGGATCACCAACATCGGTCAGTTCACCCTGGTCAAGGGCTGA
- a CDS encoding polyphosphate kinase 2 family protein, which yields MTDLPSDWTHKPRKILRFRPGTKVTDIDPVSTPGYTGDKSGSEAVQAERNERFAGLQEMLYANGKAGDNRSLLLVLQGMDTAGKGGIVKHVVGAGDPMGIRYTGFGVPSEEERAHHYLWRIHKALPPGGHIGVFDRSHYEDVLVVRVHDLVPPDVWEPRYDEINAFEKELADSGTTIVKCAMFVSLDEQRRRLAERLDRPDKYWKYNPGDVTERLLWPAYQEAYQALLDRTSTDHAPWFVIPCDKKWYSRLAINELLIEALKSMQLSWPPADFDVEAEKKRLAQA from the coding sequence ATGACCGATCTGCCTTCTGACTGGACCCATAAGCCGCGCAAGATCCTGAGGTTCCGCCCGGGAACCAAGGTCACCGACATCGACCCGGTCTCCACTCCCGGCTACACCGGCGATAAAAGCGGCTCGGAAGCGGTGCAGGCCGAGCGCAACGAACGCTTCGCCGGGCTTCAGGAGATGCTCTACGCCAACGGCAAAGCCGGCGACAACCGCTCATTGCTGCTGGTGCTGCAGGGCATGGACACCGCAGGTAAGGGCGGCATCGTCAAGCATGTTGTCGGGGCTGGCGACCCAATGGGCATCCGTTACACCGGGTTCGGCGTTCCGAGCGAAGAAGAGCGCGCCCACCATTACCTGTGGCGTATCCACAAGGCGCTGCCGCCTGGCGGGCACATCGGGGTGTTCGACCGGTCGCACTATGAGGACGTGCTGGTGGTCCGGGTGCACGACTTGGTGCCACCCGACGTGTGGGAACCGCGCTACGACGAGATCAACGCCTTCGAAAAGGAGCTCGCAGACTCCGGGACCACGATCGTCAAGTGCGCGATGTTCGTCTCACTCGACGAGCAGCGGCGGCGACTGGCCGAGCGCCTCGATCGGCCTGATAAATATTGGAAGTACAACCCGGGCGATGTCACCGAACGACTGCTGTGGCCGGCCTATCAGGAGGCCTATCAGGCTCTGCTGGACCGGACGTCGACCGATCACGCGCCGTGGTTCGTCATCCCGTGTGACAAGAAGTGGTACAGCCGCCTGGCGATCAACGAGTTGTTGATCGAGGCACTCAAGAGCATGCAGTTGTCGTGGCCGCCCGCCGATTTCGATGTCGAGGCCGAGAAGAAGCGGCTGGCACAGGCCTGA
- a CDS encoding transporter substrate-binding domain-containing protein has translation MLGSDLRKPVDGALLAIREDGTYQTIYRKWFGSDEHASGSHN, from the coding sequence TTGCTGGGCAGCGACCTGCGCAAGCCTGTCGACGGAGCCCTGCTGGCCATCCGCGAAGACGGAACGTATCAGACGATCTATCGGAAGTGGTTCGGCTCCGACGAACACGCGTCCGGCTCGCACAACTGA
- a CDS encoding DUF4344 domain-containing metallopeptidase, translated as MGMALLALAVVAAGCGSDDAPSSSEEPSDAPVAVIAQAPPEVSGKPDINANGAPDGSADDKDWPGTMTARYEDATSPEAIIGRDILKNDHLLEDLANGMTDSMKLPYDIPLIGKQCGSANAYWSPGDQSITICYEDAADALDIYTKAGDADPRTSAINSEIATFYHESGHMVIDLYDLPVTGKEEDVADQLAAYVLLVPGPDGKIDPASVRAVKDFAREFKGYSDQKGGTIDDGQLSDVHSLDLARMYNLECWVYGADPAGNADVVKNGSLPQDRADGCEDEYTRLSSAWDALLGPYLK; from the coding sequence ATGGGGATGGCGCTGTTGGCGCTGGCAGTCGTTGCGGCTGGCTGCGGAAGCGACGATGCACCGAGCTCGTCGGAGGAGCCGTCGGATGCGCCGGTGGCCGTGATCGCCCAGGCGCCGCCGGAGGTGTCCGGTAAGCCGGACATCAACGCGAATGGGGCGCCGGACGGGTCGGCCGACGACAAGGACTGGCCAGGCACGATGACGGCGAGGTACGAGGACGCGACCTCCCCGGAAGCGATCATCGGCCGCGACATCCTGAAGAACGATCACCTGTTGGAAGATCTCGCCAACGGGATGACCGATTCGATGAAGCTGCCCTACGACATTCCGTTGATCGGCAAGCAGTGCGGTTCTGCGAACGCCTACTGGAGCCCCGGCGATCAATCGATCACCATCTGCTACGAAGACGCGGCCGATGCACTGGACATTTACACCAAGGCCGGTGACGCCGACCCCAGGACGTCGGCGATCAACTCCGAGATCGCCACGTTCTACCACGAGAGCGGTCACATGGTGATCGACCTCTACGACCTTCCTGTGACCGGTAAGGAAGAGGACGTCGCCGATCAGCTGGCCGCGTACGTCCTGCTGGTGCCCGGCCCGGACGGGAAGATCGATCCCGCGTCGGTGCGAGCTGTCAAGGACTTCGCCCGCGAATTCAAGGGGTACAGCGACCAAAAGGGCGGCACCATCGACGACGGCCAGCTCTCGGATGTGCACTCGCTGGATCTCGCCCGCATGTACAACCTCGAATGCTGGGTCTACGGCGCCGATCCCGCCGGCAACGCCGATGTGGTCAAGAATGGCTCGCTGCCCCAGGACCGCGCCGACGGGTGTGAGGACGAGTACACCAGGCTGAGCAGCGCATGGGATGCCTTGCTCGGCCCGTATCTCAAGTAA
- a CDS encoding TetR/AcrR family transcriptional regulator yields the protein MGTDFAIVAQQTNHGPAKTDGRKRRWHQHKVERRTELVDGALEAVRQRGHDVSMDDIAAEIGVSKTVLYRYFVDKNDLTTAVMMRFAQTTLIPNMAAALSSNMDGFDLTREIIRVYVDTVANEPEPYRFVMANSSASKNKVIADSEQIIARMLAVVLRRRMSRAGMNTGGVEPWANLIVGGVQLATHSWITNPRMTSAELIDYLTMLCWNALCGIVEAGGSLSMFNAGPHPSPVLPPTLT from the coding sequence ATGGGAACGGATTTCGCGATAGTGGCACAGCAGACCAACCACGGGCCCGCCAAGACCGACGGTCGCAAGCGACGCTGGCACCAGCACAAGGTTGAACGTCGCACTGAGTTGGTGGATGGCGCCCTCGAAGCTGTCCGCCAGCGCGGTCACGACGTCAGCATGGACGATATAGCTGCGGAAATCGGCGTCTCCAAGACGGTGCTCTACCGCTACTTCGTCGACAAGAACGATCTGACGACGGCGGTCATGATGCGCTTCGCGCAGACGACTCTAATCCCCAATATGGCCGCGGCATTGTCGTCGAACATGGACGGTTTCGACCTCACCCGCGAGATCATCCGGGTCTACGTGGACACCGTCGCCAACGAGCCGGAACCCTACCGATTCGTGATGGCAAACAGTTCGGCCAGCAAAAACAAAGTCATTGCTGATTCGGAGCAAATCATCGCCAGGATGCTCGCGGTGGTCCTGCGCAGGCGCATGTCGAGAGCCGGGATGAATACCGGCGGGGTCGAACCCTGGGCCAATCTGATCGTCGGTGGCGTCCAGTTGGCGACGCACTCGTGGATAACTAATCCCCGGATGACCAGTGCCGAGTTGATCGACTACCTGACCATGCTGTGCTGGAACGCGCTGTGCGGCATAGTCGAGGCCGGCGGCTCGCTGAGCATGTTCAACGCCGGCCCCCACCCGTCCCCGGTGCTCCCGCCCACGCTTACTTGA
- a CDS encoding DUF445 domain-containing protein, giving the protein MAAKHRFPALPTEVARTGTSLAETFAGADSQADAQRCRGLRRMKAVALGFLLGATVIFLVCRWGQAQGGPAWIGYVGAAAEAGMVGALADWFAVTALFRHPLGLKIPHTAIIKRKKDQLGEGLGSFVRENFLSPEVVETKLCDAEVASRLGKWLSEPSHAARVASEAGTVLRVVVELLNDDDIQLVIDRTIVRRLAEPQWGPPVGRVLAQLLAENRQEALIQLLSDRAFQWALNAGETIERVVTRDSPTWSPRFVDTLVGDRIHRELMDFTDKVRRDPNHELRQSATRFLFEFANDLQNDEATIARAEAVKEQLMARDEVTRAAETAWKTLKRLVLDGVDDPSSALRTRITDSIVRIGESLRDDIELRAKVDNWIVRGAQHLVAQYGGEITTIITDTVERWDGDEASRRIELHVGRDLQFIRINGTVVGALAGLIIYTVAQVIF; this is encoded by the coding sequence GTGGCAGCCAAACACCGCTTCCCGGCGTTGCCGACGGAGGTAGCCCGTACGGGTACATCGCTTGCGGAGACGTTTGCCGGGGCCGACTCGCAAGCGGACGCGCAGCGGTGCCGCGGGCTGCGCCGGATGAAGGCCGTTGCGCTGGGCTTTCTGCTCGGTGCGACGGTGATCTTCCTGGTCTGCCGGTGGGGTCAGGCCCAGGGCGGACCTGCCTGGATCGGCTACGTGGGGGCGGCCGCGGAGGCCGGGATGGTGGGCGCACTGGCCGACTGGTTCGCCGTCACCGCCCTGTTCCGGCACCCACTGGGGCTCAAAATCCCGCATACCGCGATCATCAAGCGCAAGAAGGATCAGCTCGGCGAGGGGCTGGGCTCGTTTGTGCGGGAGAACTTCCTCTCACCGGAGGTGGTGGAGACCAAGCTGTGCGACGCCGAGGTGGCCAGCCGATTGGGCAAGTGGCTGTCGGAACCGTCGCACGCCGCCCGGGTCGCCAGCGAGGCCGGCACGGTCCTGCGCGTCGTCGTGGAACTGCTCAACGACGACGACATCCAACTTGTCATCGACCGCACCATCGTCAGACGGCTCGCCGAGCCCCAGTGGGGGCCACCGGTGGGCCGGGTGCTGGCGCAGCTGCTGGCCGAGAACCGCCAGGAGGCGCTGATCCAGCTGCTGAGCGACCGGGCGTTCCAGTGGGCGCTCAACGCCGGCGAGACCATCGAGCGCGTCGTCACCCGTGACTCGCCCACGTGGTCACCGCGGTTCGTCGACACGTTGGTGGGCGACCGGATCCACCGGGAGCTGATGGACTTCACCGACAAGGTGCGTCGCGACCCCAATCATGAACTGCGCCAGTCGGCTACGCGTTTCCTGTTCGAGTTCGCCAACGATCTGCAGAACGACGAGGCGACGATCGCGCGCGCCGAGGCGGTCAAGGAACAGTTGATGGCGCGCGACGAGGTGACCCGGGCGGCCGAGACCGCGTGGAAGACGTTGAAGCGCTTAGTGCTCGACGGTGTGGACGATCCTTCGAGCGCGCTGCGCACACGAATCACCGATTCGATTGTGCGGATCGGGGAGTCGCTGCGCGACGACATTGAGTTGCGCGCCAAGGTGGACAACTGGATCGTGCGCGGAGCCCAACATCTGGTCGCCCAGTACGGGGGCGAGATCACCACGATCATCACCGACACCGTCGAGCGCTGG